Proteins encoded within one genomic window of Hahella chejuensis KCTC 2396:
- a CDS encoding PspA/IM30 family protein, translated as MNHEVLYMYYMQKMLTAVRGATRESAERVVDANAIRIFEQEIYDCECAMGQAKHDLARVMAEKMRLERGIARRARYLEEKESQAGMALEKGLQELAHDLATVIADQEKTLADERKAAEKLNEHERKLRLSLQSAAQSIQNYRRELRMVQATQSTQQATASLTVRANSMGSRISDMQDSLQRIRERQERFDDMKRAMEQLDEGLNDDGLEDKLRKAGIGARTEADAVLDRIRKKSA; from the coding sequence ATGAATCACGAGGTGCTTTATATGTACTACATGCAAAAAATGTTGACCGCCGTGCGCGGCGCGACACGTGAGAGTGCGGAGCGGGTGGTGGATGCGAACGCCATCCGTATTTTTGAACAGGAAATATACGACTGCGAATGCGCCATGGGGCAGGCCAAACATGATCTGGCGCGGGTCATGGCGGAAAAAATGCGGTTGGAGCGAGGCATTGCCCGCCGCGCCAGATATCTGGAGGAAAAAGAGTCGCAGGCGGGTATGGCGCTGGAGAAGGGACTGCAAGAGCTGGCGCATGATCTGGCGACAGTCATTGCGGATCAGGAGAAAACGCTTGCGGATGAGCGGAAAGCGGCGGAAAAACTGAATGAGCATGAGAGAAAGTTGCGCCTGAGTCTGCAGTCCGCTGCGCAAAGTATTCAGAACTATCGACGTGAGTTGCGCATGGTGCAGGCTACCCAGAGCACGCAGCAGGCGACGGCGTCACTGACGGTGCGGGCGAACTCCATGGGATCGCGCATCAGCGATATGCAGGATTCCCTGCAGCGCATTCGGGAGCGACAGGAGCGATTCGACGATATGAAGCGCGCCATGGAGCAACTGGATGAGGGACTCAATGACGATGGTCTGGAGGATAAACTGCGTAAAGCGGGTATCGGAGCCAGAACGGAGGCGGACGCCGTATTGGACCGCATTCGGAAAAAATCCGCCTGA
- a CDS encoding efflux RND transporter periplasmic adaptor subunit has product MRPFYRALTFSVATLIYGVAPLANADEPVVHTETVRLETYTIPITTSGVLANQSEQTLSFKTPGIVADISVKEGQRVRAGELIAVLDREEIAAEVAQAEAYRDDAQRSLERFKKLYASKVAPLEQVQSAETALRVESARLKVARFNFKHSEIIAPSDGVVLRRLIEPNELVSAQRPAFVFAQENAGWVIRVGVSDKEIVRVREGDKAEVRLDAYPGQALNGDVYETAAKASPGSGVFEVEVRLHPNDARLLSGMVARVTLTPKAEEQLVMIPLSAIISAGGKNAEVFVLDANNRAHRRRIVLRDFSSSHVAVAHGLEAGETLVTRGATGLVEGMLATPVALAANP; this is encoded by the coding sequence ATGCGTCCCTTTTATCGTGCTTTGACCTTCTCAGTGGCGACGTTGATATATGGCGTCGCGCCCCTGGCCAATGCAGACGAGCCTGTCGTTCATACGGAAACCGTTCGCCTGGAAACCTATACGATTCCCATCACCACCAGCGGCGTGCTCGCCAATCAGTCTGAGCAGACGCTGTCTTTCAAAACCCCGGGGATTGTTGCGGATATTTCCGTGAAGGAAGGACAGCGGGTCCGCGCGGGAGAACTGATCGCCGTCCTCGACAGAGAAGAAATCGCAGCGGAAGTGGCTCAGGCGGAGGCTTACCGGGACGACGCTCAACGGAGTCTGGAACGATTCAAAAAGCTATACGCCAGCAAGGTCGCGCCGCTTGAACAAGTGCAATCTGCGGAAACCGCCTTGCGGGTGGAGAGCGCCCGTCTCAAAGTAGCTCGCTTCAATTTCAAGCATTCGGAAATCATCGCCCCCAGCGATGGCGTCGTACTGCGCCGCCTGATCGAACCCAATGAACTGGTCAGCGCACAGCGTCCCGCATTTGTCTTCGCCCAGGAGAACGCGGGCTGGGTCATTCGCGTGGGCGTCAGCGACAAAGAAATCGTACGCGTTAGAGAGGGAGATAAGGCGGAGGTGCGTTTGGACGCCTACCCCGGTCAAGCCCTGAATGGGGACGTTTATGAAACCGCGGCGAAAGCCAGTCCCGGCAGCGGAGTTTTCGAGGTGGAGGTGCGTCTGCATCCCAATGACGCGCGACTGTTGTCAGGCATGGTCGCGCGAGTGACGCTGACGCCCAAAGCGGAGGAGCAACTGGTGATGATACCGCTCAGCGCCATTATCAGCGCCGGCGGTAAGAATGCGGAGGTTTTCGTATTGGACGCCAATAACCGCGCTCATCGCCGTCGGATCGTACTACGTGACTTTTCTTCTTCCCATGTCGCCGTGGCCCATGGCCTGGAAGCGGGGGAAACTCTGGTCACCCGCGGAGCCACCGGACTGGTGGAAGGCATGCTGGCGACGCCCGTCGCACTAGCCGCCAATCCCTGA
- a CDS encoding EAL domain-containing protein yields the protein MTRWYLECYSGQGNQLKRLPVRDFPFVVGRSDNVSFTIDATDVSRQHAEFHQDGGQLFVRDLSSTNGTFVNHCRINQVTPVCSGDVIHFAHIEARLVDEEDRPPTPTESTYSTMVMQGDLSQRIPLGARDLKELISQTLVNAVFQPIVDIKGKAVAYELLGRGAHPNLLPSPGPLFTIAESVDLAVELSELFRVIGIKDAAEHKLKMPLFVNTHPQELLDGPRLLATLEHVRKTHPNVELVLEIHEQAVTNFMVIQALAKEIRTMGIGLAYDDFGAGQARLVELAEAPPDVVKFDIALIRNIHKSPQRQELLELLVSMVHKMGVKALAEGVGSKEEAVVCQRMNFDLIQGFAFGYPMPITEWLNK from the coding sequence TCGGTCGCAGTGACAACGTCAGCTTCACCATAGACGCCACAGACGTTTCCCGGCAGCACGCTGAGTTCCATCAGGATGGAGGGCAACTATTCGTCCGCGATTTGTCCTCCACCAACGGGACTTTCGTCAATCACTGCCGCATCAACCAAGTGACCCCTGTTTGTAGCGGAGACGTCATTCATTTCGCCCACATTGAGGCGCGACTGGTGGATGAAGAAGACCGTCCGCCGACACCGACTGAGTCGACCTACTCTACGATGGTGATGCAAGGCGATCTGTCGCAGCGCATTCCTTTGGGGGCCCGGGATCTGAAGGAATTGATATCCCAGACGCTGGTGAACGCCGTCTTTCAACCTATCGTAGATATCAAAGGTAAAGCCGTCGCCTACGAACTGCTGGGACGGGGGGCGCATCCGAACCTGTTGCCCAGTCCGGGGCCGCTGTTCACCATTGCGGAGAGCGTCGACCTGGCGGTGGAGCTTAGCGAACTGTTCCGTGTCATTGGCATCAAGGACGCTGCAGAACATAAACTGAAAATGCCGCTGTTCGTAAATACGCACCCGCAAGAGTTATTGGATGGCCCGCGTCTACTGGCGACGCTGGAGCATGTGCGCAAGACGCACCCCAATGTGGAGCTGGTATTGGAGATTCATGAGCAGGCGGTCACCAATTTTATGGTGATTCAAGCCCTCGCCAAGGAAATCCGCACTATGGGGATCGGTTTGGCCTATGACGATTTCGGCGCCGGACAGGCGCGTCTGGTGGAATTGGCGGAAGCCCCGCCGGACGTCGTAAAGTTCGATATCGCCCTGATTCGTAATATCCACAAATCGCCCCAACGTCAGGAACTGTTGGAGCTATTGGTGTCCATGGTGCACAAAATGGGAGTGAAGGCGCTGGCGGAAGGCGTCGGCTCCAAAGAGGAGGCGGTGGTTTGCCAGCGCATGAATTTCGACCTTATTCAGGGGTTCGCCTTCGGTTATCCCATGCCCATCACGGAGTGGCTGAATAAGTAG
- a CDS encoding YiaA/YiaB family inner membrane protein has product MTVAEIQSNSKGWLFYVKSSFVIALAAVGAGIFFMPVDLLIKGYFSISTLFLISSTITLSKTMRDEHESHRLIHKINEAKTNQMLRDYAE; this is encoded by the coding sequence ATGACAGTTGCAGAAATCCAGAGTAATTCCAAAGGTTGGTTGTTTTACGTGAAGTCTTCTTTCGTCATCGCGCTCGCCGCCGTGGGCGCCGGCATTTTCTTCATGCCGGTGGATTTGCTTATCAAAGGTTATTTCAGCATCAGTACGCTGTTTCTCATCAGCTCGACTATCACGCTGTCTAAAACCATGCGCGATGAACATGAATCCCATCGCCTTATCCACAAGATCAATGAAGCCAAAACCAACCAAATGCTGCGGGACTATGCTGAGTAA
- a CDS encoding efflux RND transporter permease subunit, giving the protein MRLPELAIRNHAFAWVAVLLLLGLGLVSFLTMPRSEDPQFDFPTTLTTVLYPGATPVDMERLVVDPIEDAINELEDLKSVYTEIEDGLVLVRTEFLYGSDPEDKFEDVVGAIQSIRSELPPDLARLKTEKLSPADVNILQIALVSGSASTKEFKYYAERLETRLERVSGVKRVDVKGLADLEVQVKADWVLLRRHGVSLDELAEVVRRTAQNLPGGYVNGDDRRFNVRTSGDYKDIETLSRTVVRARDGHAVYIGDLADIRLQDSTPTYSARYQGEPAVFITVVQRKGSNIFDVMAGVKTTLDSFAAELPDNFQTHLAHDQSVSVNERVDGFFENLWQGLLLVAVVVLTSLGARAAFVIVLAIPFSILIGLGWLDLTGFGLQQMSIVGLVIALGLLVDNAIVVTENVERYLRQGDNREDAAIKGTSQVGWAVVSGTVTTVLAFLPILLLQSGSGTFIRSMPVTVILTLAASLLIALTITPLLASRFLKGGGASSSRPGWLLRALTSFAEGPYARGLAWSLRHPWLVLIISAVFLAGALSLFGQVGVSLFPKAEKSMILVNVETPEGSTFESTRKAAQEVEQYLMEQPGVNAVATNIGKSNPRVYYNTMDSKQQPNYAQLLVQLTPRPYQEIEQWVSEQREHYKTFADAQVRFKEFHQGPPVQAPITIRVTGDNIEHLRQAAQDVSDIIANTDGAINVDAPISRHKVDLRVNINRDKAAFHHVSLDAIDRTVRGGLVGLNVGSLRDDEGEDYPIIVTARERAEPELDQFQRMMVANTEGVLTPLIQVADIELETAVPKFQHYNLERMAMVTADIKPGYQTEAVTNAIVDKLDAYSWPQGVHYTVGGEQENRKESFGGMAKALLVAVVGIFAVLVMQFRSFSQPLIIFAALPFAIIGAILGLYFTGNTFSFTAFVGLTSLVGIVVNNSIILVDYANQIRGEGVSVSEAMARSARTRLIPILLTSLTTIGGLTPLTLTGSSMWAPMGWTIIGGLTTSTLLTLFVVPALYRLFEGSGRQVKSLSDAQISGRDGEAVTTYSATP; this is encoded by the coding sequence ATGCGCCTGCCGGAATTAGCCATCCGCAACCACGCCTTCGCCTGGGTCGCCGTTTTATTGTTGCTCGGTCTCGGCCTGGTTTCTTTTCTCACTATGCCGCGTTCGGAAGATCCGCAATTCGACTTCCCGACGACCCTGACCACCGTTCTCTATCCCGGCGCCACACCAGTGGATATGGAGCGTCTGGTGGTGGACCCCATCGAAGACGCCATCAACGAGCTGGAGGACCTGAAGTCGGTTTACACCGAGATAGAAGACGGTTTGGTGCTGGTGCGCACGGAGTTTCTGTACGGCAGCGATCCAGAAGATAAATTTGAAGATGTCGTGGGGGCCATCCAGAGCATCCGCAGCGAGTTGCCGCCTGACCTCGCCCGCCTGAAAACGGAAAAGCTATCTCCGGCGGACGTGAATATTCTACAGATCGCCCTGGTTTCCGGCTCCGCGTCCACCAAAGAGTTCAAGTACTATGCCGAGCGTCTGGAAACCCGTCTGGAGAGAGTTTCCGGCGTCAAGCGCGTGGATGTGAAAGGGCTGGCGGACCTGGAAGTGCAGGTGAAAGCGGACTGGGTGTTACTGCGTCGCCATGGGGTGTCCCTGGACGAACTGGCGGAAGTGGTGCGCAGAACCGCGCAAAATCTTCCCGGTGGATACGTCAACGGCGACGATCGCCGCTTCAACGTTCGCACCAGCGGCGACTACAAAGATATTGAGACCCTCTCCCGCACCGTAGTGCGCGCCCGGGATGGCCATGCCGTTTACATCGGCGATTTGGCGGATATTCGCCTGCAAGACAGCACGCCCACCTACAGCGCCCGCTATCAGGGCGAGCCCGCCGTTTTCATCACAGTGGTTCAGCGTAAGGGCAGCAATATTTTCGATGTCATGGCGGGCGTGAAAACCACTCTCGACAGCTTCGCCGCCGAGCTGCCAGACAACTTTCAAACCCATCTCGCTCATGATCAAAGCGTCAGCGTCAATGAACGCGTCGACGGCTTCTTCGAAAACCTTTGGCAGGGCCTGTTGTTGGTCGCCGTCGTAGTACTGACGTCTCTGGGCGCGCGCGCCGCTTTCGTTATCGTACTGGCGATCCCTTTTTCCATCCTCATCGGCTTAGGATGGTTGGACCTGACCGGTTTTGGTCTGCAACAAATGTCCATCGTCGGGCTGGTGATCGCTCTCGGATTGCTGGTGGACAACGCCATCGTCGTCACAGAAAACGTGGAGCGCTATCTGCGTCAGGGCGACAACCGGGAGGACGCCGCCATTAAAGGGACCTCGCAAGTTGGCTGGGCGGTGGTGAGCGGCACGGTCACGACGGTACTGGCGTTTTTGCCGATTCTGTTGCTGCAGAGCGGTTCCGGCACTTTTATCCGCTCCATGCCTGTCACCGTGATCCTGACGCTGGCCGCGTCGCTGCTGATCGCTCTTACCATCACCCCCCTGTTGGCCAGCCGTTTTCTGAAAGGCGGCGGGGCGTCATCCTCCAGGCCAGGCTGGTTGTTGCGCGCGCTGACGAGTTTCGCAGAAGGTCCTTATGCTCGCGGCCTGGCGTGGAGTCTACGCCATCCATGGCTCGTGCTGATCATCTCCGCTGTGTTTCTGGCGGGCGCCCTGTCTCTGTTCGGCCAAGTTGGAGTAAGTCTGTTTCCAAAAGCGGAAAAATCGATGATATTGGTGAATGTGGAGACGCCGGAAGGCTCCACCTTCGAATCCACCCGCAAAGCCGCTCAGGAAGTGGAGCAATACCTGATGGAGCAGCCCGGCGTCAACGCCGTCGCCACCAACATCGGCAAAAGTAATCCACGCGTGTACTACAACACCATGGACAGCAAGCAGCAGCCCAATTACGCTCAGCTGCTGGTGCAGTTGACGCCGCGGCCTTATCAGGAAATAGAACAGTGGGTCAGCGAGCAGCGCGAACACTACAAAACCTTCGCCGACGCTCAGGTGCGTTTCAAGGAGTTTCATCAGGGGCCGCCCGTGCAGGCGCCCATCACCATTCGCGTTACTGGAGACAATATAGAGCATCTGCGGCAGGCGGCTCAGGATGTCAGCGACATCATCGCCAACACCGACGGCGCTATCAATGTCGACGCCCCGATCAGTCGGCATAAAGTGGATTTGCGTGTCAACATCAACCGCGATAAGGCAGCGTTTCACCATGTCAGTCTGGACGCCATCGACCGCACTGTTCGCGGTGGTCTGGTAGGTCTGAATGTAGGCTCGTTGCGGGATGATGAAGGTGAAGACTATCCCATCATCGTCACCGCGAGAGAGCGCGCCGAACCGGAGCTGGATCAGTTTCAGCGCATGATGGTCGCCAACACTGAAGGCGTTCTGACGCCGCTGATTCAGGTTGCGGATATCGAGCTGGAAACCGCTGTGCCTAAGTTTCAGCACTATAACCTGGAGCGAATGGCGATGGTGACGGCGGATATAAAACCCGGTTACCAGACCGAAGCCGTCACCAACGCGATTGTGGACAAACTGGACGCCTATTCCTGGCCTCAAGGCGTCCACTACACGGTAGGGGGCGAGCAGGAAAACCGTAAAGAGTCGTTCGGCGGCATGGCGAAGGCCCTGCTGGTGGCGGTGGTAGGCATCTTCGCGGTGCTGGTGATGCAGTTCCGTTCGTTTTCCCAGCCGCTAATCATCTTCGCCGCGCTGCCCTTCGCCATCATTGGAGCGATACTGGGGCTCTACTTTACAGGTAATACTTTTTCGTTCACCGCTTTCGTCGGGCTCACTTCACTGGTGGGAATCGTCGTCAACAACTCCATCATTCTGGTGGATTACGCCAACCAGATACGCGGGGAAGGCGTCAGTGTGAGCGAGGCGATGGCGCGGTCCGCCCGCACCCGCCTGATTCCCATTTTACTAACGTCGCTGACCACAATTGGCGGACTGACGCCGCTGACGTTGACCGGATCGTCCATGTGGGCGCCCATGGGCTGGACGATAATTGGCGGTCTTACCACTTCAACACTACTGACGCTATTTGTAGTACCGGCTTTGTATCGCTTGTTTGAAGGGTCCGGACGGCAGGTAAAAAGCCTGAGTGACGCACAGATAAGCGGGCGGGATGGTGAGGCTGTGACTACTTATTCAGCCACTCCGTGA